The Edaphobacter sp. 12200R-103 genome contains a region encoding:
- the bshB1 gene encoding bacillithiol biosynthesis deacetylase BshB1: MIDILAIAAHRDDVEQTCGGTLLAMHERGWKTGILDLTQGEAGTRGTAEERRAEAEEAARILHVSHREALDLPDGNVENTLANRIKIAAVLRRLRPRVVILPYWAGRHPDHYTSATLGYEACFVSGLSKLEIPGIDLPPHRPYKILYASLYADVRPSFVVDITPHIEQRLQSLLAYRSQYANQQAGGGLFVPEEDIRERTFATARHYGLLAGVRYAEPFVQKEVGLVPDLMELPVQSI; the protein is encoded by the coding sequence ATGATCGACATCCTCGCTATTGCCGCACATCGTGACGACGTGGAGCAGACCTGCGGAGGAACCCTGCTGGCAATGCACGAACGCGGCTGGAAGACGGGCATCCTCGACCTGACGCAGGGTGAAGCCGGAACGCGGGGTACGGCCGAGGAGCGACGTGCGGAGGCGGAAGAGGCGGCCAGGATTCTGCATGTCAGCCACCGCGAGGCGCTGGACCTGCCCGATGGCAACGTGGAGAATACGCTTGCAAACCGCATCAAGATCGCCGCGGTTCTTCGACGGCTTCGACCTCGCGTTGTCATTCTTCCTTACTGGGCGGGGCGGCATCCGGACCACTACACCTCGGCAACCCTGGGCTACGAAGCATGCTTTGTCAGCGGTCTCAGTAAGCTGGAGATTCCGGGAATCGATCTACCGCCGCACCGCCCTTATAAGATCCTCTATGCCTCGCTCTATGCAGACGTGCGCCCATCGTTTGTAGTCGACATCACGCCGCACATCGAACAACGCTTGCAGTCGCTGCTCGCATACCGCTCTCAGTATGCAAATCAGCAGGCTGGAGGTGGGCTCTTCGTTCCTGAGGAAGACATTCGCGAGCGAACATTTGCCACGGCACGCCATTATGGTCTGCTCGCCGGGGTACGTTATGCCGAGCCCTTTGTCCAGAAGGAAGTGGGCCTCGTCCCGGATCTGATGGAACTTCCAGTCCAGTCGATCTGA
- a CDS encoding GGDEF domain-containing protein, whose translation MLFPRLQVALAVGVTVCLVSFLIFPVQPSLPKTVLLIALSILTVFIALLIFRSSEEEGRAFGWFTGFVLVGYAILLLLRGLANAADVWTGGIADAVRSALLWQLACLMTTTATAFGFMSLSTTKLRVELLWRAQVDDLTGLLNRWALKRTALKEIQHCRRMNSSLAVVMLDLDGLKGVNDTKGHTCGDIVLQAIGGILQEAVRARDSVARIGGDEFCVVLPDSSIHDAVHVAERLREEIYDLVIRYHGEIIQTRASLGVASSDVSGLNWQNLVEDSDSALYQAKRSGKNRVAVAAPDWPGNYGTSEPGGNRSASESF comes from the coding sequence ATGCTGTTTCCGCGTCTTCAGGTGGCACTCGCAGTGGGTGTTACTGTGTGCCTGGTCTCTTTTCTTATCTTTCCAGTTCAGCCAAGCCTGCCGAAAACCGTCCTTCTGATCGCTCTTTCGATTTTGACGGTTTTTATTGCTCTCCTGATATTTCGATCCTCTGAGGAAGAGGGACGCGCCTTTGGGTGGTTTACGGGTTTCGTGCTCGTGGGCTACGCCATTCTGCTGCTTTTGCGAGGCCTGGCCAATGCGGCTGACGTCTGGACCGGAGGAATAGCAGACGCCGTCCGTAGTGCGTTACTCTGGCAATTAGCTTGCTTAATGACCACGACGGCAACTGCCTTCGGATTTATGTCGCTTTCGACAACGAAGTTGCGCGTGGAACTGCTGTGGAGAGCACAGGTCGATGATCTTACCGGTCTCCTGAACCGCTGGGCCCTCAAACGGACTGCCCTCAAAGAAATTCAGCACTGCCGCCGCATGAACTCGAGTCTGGCAGTAGTGATGCTGGACCTTGATGGCCTGAAGGGAGTGAATGACACCAAGGGGCATACATGCGGAGATATCGTCCTGCAGGCGATCGGCGGAATTCTGCAGGAGGCGGTTCGGGCGCGTGATTCGGTCGCCAGGATTGGAGGCGACGAGTTCTGCGTCGTGCTGCCGGACAGTTCCATCCACGATGCCGTGCACGTCGCCGAAAGGCTCCGGGAGGAGATCTACGATCTTGTCATCCGCTATCACGGAGAGATTATCCAGACGCGGGCCAGCCTCGGGGTCGCCTCCTCCGATGTCTCCGGTCTGAACTGGCAGAACCTGGTAGAGGACAGTGACTCGGCGTTATATCAGGCCAAGCGCTCAGGCAAGAACCGGGTCGCTGTGGCAGCGCCCGATTGGCCGGGCAACTACGGCACGTCAGAACCAGGCGGCAATAGAAGCGCCTCTGAGAGTTTCTAG
- a CDS encoding UDP-3-O-(3-hydroxymyristoyl)glucosamine N-acyltransferase, with amino-acid sequence MANLSEIASWIEVTVQNPDIPTEIIRVTSIDAATKESAVFATDSMTLQSALSSHAGLILASGKLQKIVPEPHDSRLLWVRDARYAFSVLAQRLGGKTSAPGVHPTAIVGRDVSIGPGTWIGPGVVLEDGISIGKDCRIDARVTIYSGVTVGDEVVVQAGSVLGSTGFGYAPNPETGEYVLFPQQGCLVIEDRVEIGANTTIDRGALGETRIGHGTKIDNLVHIGHNCVIGRNVVIAAQTGISGSSVVEDGAILGGQVGIGEHATVGEGVILGGGAGVLSGKKMHGKGEVFWGRPARPLKEYLRDLARLKRVGERA; translated from the coding sequence ATGGCAAACCTGAGCGAGATCGCGTCGTGGATAGAAGTAACCGTGCAGAACCCTGACATTCCAACCGAGATCATCCGCGTTACCAGCATCGACGCCGCGACAAAAGAGAGTGCCGTCTTTGCCACGGACTCCATGACCCTACAGTCCGCCCTCTCTTCACATGCTGGACTGATCCTGGCCAGCGGCAAGCTGCAGAAGATCGTCCCGGAGCCTCACGACTCACGCTTGTTGTGGGTCCGCGATGCCAGGTATGCCTTTTCCGTACTCGCGCAGCGACTCGGCGGGAAGACATCTGCGCCCGGAGTCCACCCTACAGCTATCGTTGGTAGAGACGTCAGTATTGGGCCAGGCACCTGGATCGGTCCAGGTGTCGTCCTAGAGGACGGAATCTCGATCGGGAAGGATTGCCGCATCGATGCCAGGGTCACCATCTACTCCGGTGTCACGGTCGGCGATGAGGTTGTCGTACAGGCCGGATCTGTGCTGGGCTCCACGGGCTTCGGATATGCGCCGAATCCTGAGACAGGAGAGTACGTCTTATTTCCCCAGCAGGGCTGTCTTGTTATTGAAGACCGAGTCGAGATTGGGGCCAATACCACCATCGACCGGGGAGCCCTGGGCGAGACACGGATTGGGCACGGGACCAAGATCGACAATCTTGTGCACATCGGGCATAACTGCGTTATCGGAAGAAATGTTGTCATCGCCGCGCAAACAGGAATCTCCGGCTCCTCCGTTGTGGAGGACGGCGCAATTCTCGGCGGGCAGGTGGGAATCGGTGAGCACGCGACGGTGGGTGAGGGCGTGATTCTGGGGGGCGGAGCGGGCGTTCTGAGCGGCAAGAAGATGCATGGCAAGGGTGAAGTCTTCTGGGGCAGGCCGGCGCGGCCGCTCAAGGAATATCTCCGTGACCTGGCTCGCCTGAAGCGTGTTGGAGAACGCGCGTAG
- a CDS encoding lysophospholipid acyltransferase family protein: MVRTLGALPRGLARAAGAAIGELAYYALGRLRSVGMRNLQLAFPEVQRQRRKQLLKELYRNLGYLLAEFCRMQHYTPEQASRFIRYEGLENYLRARDRGKGVLVLTGHLGAWELSSFYHSLMGYPMGMVIRRLDNPLVDRFVNRIRCLHGNRVLHKDDFARGLIASMRAGETVGILMDTNMTPPQGVFVPFFGTQACTASGMARVAARTGAAVVPGFLLWEKSEQRYVLHFGPELPVKCTGDAEADAVSNTAMFTSVIESYIRRYPEQWLWMHRRWKTRPAGEEGIY, from the coding sequence ATGGTCAGGACGCTCGGCGCGTTGCCCCGTGGCCTGGCACGCGCTGCCGGAGCCGCTATTGGAGAACTGGCTTACTATGCTCTCGGTCGGCTCCGTAGCGTAGGGATGCGGAATCTGCAGCTTGCTTTTCCGGAGGTGCAGCGGCAGCGCAGAAAACAGCTCCTTAAAGAGCTTTACCGCAACCTGGGTTACCTTCTGGCCGAGTTCTGCCGGATGCAGCATTACACGCCGGAACAGGCCAGCCGCTTTATCCGCTACGAAGGGCTTGAGAATTATCTGAGGGCACGCGACCGCGGCAAAGGTGTCCTTGTCCTGACAGGTCACCTGGGAGCCTGGGAGCTGTCGAGCTTTTACCATTCGTTGATGGGTTACCCCATGGGGATGGTCATCCGGCGTCTGGATAATCCGCTGGTGGATCGCTTCGTCAATCGAATCCGTTGTCTGCACGGCAATCGGGTTCTCCACAAGGATGACTTCGCCCGCGGCCTGATCGCTTCAATGCGCGCAGGCGAGACCGTAGGTATTTTGATGGATACGAACATGACGCCTCCACAGGGGGTCTTTGTCCCCTTCTTTGGAACCCAGGCCTGCACGGCCAGCGGGATGGCGCGCGTGGCTGCCAGGACTGGAGCTGCTGTGGTTCCAGGGTTTCTCTTGTGGGAGAAGTCCGAGCAGCGTTATGTCCTTCACTTTGGCCCGGAGCTTCCGGTGAAGTGTACGGGAGACGCCGAAGCAGATGCGGTAAGCAACACGGCTATGTTTACGTCGGTAATTGAAAGCTATATCCGGCGTTATCCTGAACAGTGGTTATGGATGCACCGCCGATGGAAGACGAGGCCTGCCGGAGAAGAGGGAATCTATTGA